In a genomic window of Telopea speciosissima isolate NSW1024214 ecotype Mountain lineage chromosome 5, Tspe_v1, whole genome shotgun sequence:
- the LOC122663270 gene encoding uncharacterized protein LOC122663270, whose amino-acid sequence MLIAFSNFYGVCSIAVAELRALRDGLKLCADIGLAGCQVSSDSATTVQFITHKACSLWNCCFLFQEVMDLVESLGVNICFTYRESNRAADFLANLACSRTENSVFRSGDVIPQELQRIMREDRAGLLVLRM is encoded by the coding sequence ATGCTGATTGCTTTCTCCAACTTTTACGGGGTCTGTTCTATAGCAGTGGCGGAATTGAGGGCCCTCCGAGATGGCCTTAAATTATGTGCTGATATAGGTCTTGCTGGTTGCCAAGTCAGCTCTGACTCTGCAACCACGGTGCAGTTTATCACTCACAAAGCATGTAGCTTGTGGAACTGTTGCTTCCTTTTCCAAGAGGTCATGGACTTGGTTGAATCCCTAGGGGTTAATATTTGCTTCacttatagggagagtaatagAGCAGCAGATTTCTTGGCAAATTTGGCTTGCTCAAGGACTGAAAACTCTGTGTTTCGCTCAGGGGATGTTATTCCACAGGAACTCCAGAGGATCATGAGAGAGGATAGAGCGGGTCTCCTTGTGTTGCGTATGTAG